The nucleotide window GCAGTTTGGCCTAGGCCACAAAGACTAGCTTCTTTCACCAGAGCCGACAATTGGCGAAGACTTTCTAAGTCCTTTTCTGTGGCTTCCCCATTGAGTATTTTCGTCAGCATCTGGTACAGTTGTACTGTTCCTGTCCTACAGGGAATACATTTGCCACAGGTTTCCCCTCTACAGAATTCCATGTAGAAGCGGGCTAGTCCTACCATGTTTGTATCTTCATCAACTACAATCATCCCTCCAGAGCCCATAATAGTGCCGAGGGATTTGAGGGACTCGTAGTCGACGGGAGTATCAAAGTACTCAAAGGGGATACAGCCGCCAGAAGGACCGCCGGTTTGGACGGCTTTGACTTTCTTGCCATCAGCACAACCTTCCCCCATTTCCATGACAATGCGGTTGATGGTAGTGCCCATGGGAACCTCAATGAGGCCTGTATTTTTTACCTTGCCGGTGAGGGCAAAGACTTTGGTGCCTTTACTGGTGGGGGTTCCGATACGACTGTACCATTCTCCTCCTTCCCGGATGATGGGCACCACATTGGCAAAAGTTTCCACGTTGTTGATAAGGGTGGGACAGCCCCACAGGCCGGATTCTGCCGGGTAGGGAGGACGTGGCCTGGGGTTACCCCGTTTCCCCTCAATGGAGGCGATGAGGGCGGTTTCTTCTCCACAGACAAAGGCCCCGGCTCCCACTCTTATATCTACCTTGAAATCGAAATTACTACCAAATATCTGAGTGCCCAGTATTTCCCGTCTCTTTGCTTGCTGAATGGCCTTTTGCAGACGGGAGATGGCCAGGGGGTATTCGGCGCGGACGTAGATATAGCCCTGGTTGGCCCCCACGGCATAGGCGGCAATGGCCATTCCTTCTAAAACCCGGTGGGGGTCGCTTTCCAGGACACTTCTGTCCATGAAGGCTCCTGGATCCCCCTCATCGGCGTTGCACACCACATACTTAGGGGTTTTTGGCATTTTGGCTACGGTGGACCATTTCAAGCCGGTGGGATAGCCGGCACCACCCCTGCCTCGCAAACCGCTGACGGTGAT belongs to Geminocystis sp. M7585_C2015_104 and includes:
- a CDS encoding NAD(P)H-dependent oxidoreductase subunit E codes for the protein MEFSELQRIAAEYLAQRKPIRIRYCHAAGCQSCGSLAVAEALQREVSAQGLTEEVEVCPVGCMRLCGRGCLVDIQGKLYERVRPEDAPSLVASIKDDSVTPTAPAGSYDHPFFAYQMPIVLENCGKINPEEIDEYIAVGGYQQLEKVLHSMTPQEVIREITVSGLRGRGGAGYPTGLKWSTVAKMPKTPKYVVCNADEGDPGAFMDRSVLESDPHRVLEGMAIAAYAVGANQGYIYVRAEYPLAISRLQKAIQQAKRREILGTQIFGSNFDFKVDIRVGAGAFVCGEETALIASIEGKRGNPRPRPPYPAESGLWGCPTLINNVETFANVVPIIREGGEWYSRIGTPTSKGTKVFALTGKVKNTGLIEVPMGTTINRIVMEMGEGCADGKKVKAVQTGGPSGGCIPFEYFDTPVDYESLKSLGTIMGSGGMIVVDEDTNMVGLARFYMEFCRGETCGKCIPCRTGTVQLYQMLTKILNGEATEKDLESLRQLSALVKEASLCGLGQTAPNPVLSTLRFFEQEYKQLLKS